A stretch of DNA from Candidatus Sysuiplasma acidicola:
CTCTCTCGGAGCTTTGCCGGAAGCGCCCGACAGCTCCCTCAGTGCTCTGCGGGTGTCCTCGTCCCAGATGCGCTCACTGGAAGCCTCACGGGTGTCAGAATTGCCCGGATCTCCTGCTTCAATGCCATAACCGTCTTCTTCCTCTATGTCCAGGATGGAAGACAGTTCCTCCCTCTCTCTACCGTACAGGCGCAGCAGTGATCTGTTGCCGATGAGCTTCGAGAGGTTGTCCACGCCTGCTGCAGTCATGATTTCTCTCATCTCCTCCGACCATCCGCTGACGAGATTTGATATCCAGAGAATCGCCTGTTCCTGCGAAATCAACCGTTCCGGCTTGTCCTCAATCCTGTTTGTGATAAGCGCGGGACAGAAGCCCGTGTGGCACTTGTGCACCATGAGGCAGCCCAGTGCCAGCAGTGTGGCTGTGCCGAGACTGGTCATGTCGGCTCCGAGCGCCATCAGCTTGACGGAATCCTCAGGCGTGCTGACGCGTCCACCTGCAATGATCGTAAAGTTCTCCCTCAACCCCTCCTTCCTGAGAACGGTGTCTACAGAAGGTACGGCAAGCTCTATCGGCAAACCAGTATTGTCTCTGATGACCCTCGGCGCGGCGCCTGTGCCTGCTCCGGCGCCGTCAATTATGATGCCCGAAGCGCCCATCCTGGCGATGCCGGCCGCTATGTATGTGATGTAGTTCGTTGCGGCTACTTTCACCAGCACTGGTTTTCCGGTAGCATGTTTGAGTGCGGTTATGCGCTGGCCGAGGTCCTCTATGGAGTATATGTCGTGATGCGGCGCCGGAGAGATGGCATCCCTTCCTGGCGGTATGCGTCTTGCTGCGGAAATCGGTCCTGTCACTTTTGCGGCAGGCAGATGTCCGCCGATGCCGGGTTTCGCCCCCTGTCCGATTTTAATCACAACGGCCTGTCCCTTCGACAGGGATGATGCGTCGACTCCGAATCGTGCCGATGCCCACTGGACCGTTATTCTGCTGCAACCCGCTATCTCGGGCATGAGCCCGCCTTCCCCGGTTCCGGCAATCACACCAGTTTTTTCGGCAGCCATGGCTATGGCTATATTCGGAATGCCGGACAGAGCGCCGTATGACATGTCACCGAGGTACAGTGGGGAGGAAAGCACCAGGTCAGAACCGCTGCAGAACGGCAGGCGGGTATCCGCAGCACCGTGCCGCTGTCCATTGTCCGTGCTCTTCCTGTCAATGAAAATGCGGTCGAGTATTCTGCCAGTCCTGTTCGCACCTGGAATGTACAGTTGCTCCGTGGAACGTCCGGACTGCGCCAGGCTTCTGATGTGCCCGATTCTCCAGTCGTCCCAGAATTCTGCGACTCTTCTTCCTGGAAGAGGCCTGAACTTATTGATTACCACGCTATTTTTTATCAAGTCTATTTATGGCAATGAACGGGAGTATTTTACCCTTTCGTTTTTAAATTACGATTTTCGGTTTGTACGTCCTGAGCTGCTGCCATCCAATCCGGTCAATATCATCTCATTCACTGTTTTTTTTCACAAAAAGGCTCCTCAGCTCCCTGCCGACTTCCTCAATATGCTCCTTCTGTGCTTCGTCCCTCTTCTTCCTGAGTGTGGGCATCTCTCTGTAATATTCGTTCATCCACTCTTCCGCGAAGCTGCCGTCCCTGATTTCGGACAGTATTTTTTCCATATTGCCAACCACGTGATCGTCAATCACGCGTGAACCTCTGGTCCGTCCGCCGTACTCCGCAGTGTTGCTCACATTATCCCACATGTTCTCTATTCCGCCGGTCTGAATCAAATCGACAATCAGCTTGAGCTCATGCAGCACCTCGAAATAAGCAACTTCAGGCTGGTAACCGCTGGAAACAAGCAGTTTGAATGCCTTTCCTATGAGTTCCGCCACTCCGCCGCACAAGACGACCTGCTCGCCGAAATTGTCTGTCTCTGTCTCCTCCTTGAATGTCGTCCTGATGACGCCTGCTCTTGTTGACCCTATGCCCCTCGCAATCGCAAGCGCGACGTTGAACGCATTTCCCGAGTAGTCCTTCTCGACGGCGACGAGTGAAGGCGTGCCGAAACCCTGAAGATATGTGTTCCTCACCATCGCTCCGGGTCCTTTCGGCGCGACCATGATGACATCGACCCCCTCTGGCGGCACTATCCTGCGGAAATGTATGTTGAAACCGTGACCGAACTCCAGTGTCATGCCCTTTTTCAGGTATTTCGCGATATCGTTCGCGTAGACGTCAGACTGCACCTCATCCGGTATGAGCATCATCACTATGTCTGCGGACCTGACTGCATCAGGCACCGTCACCGGTGCGAATCCATCCGATTCGGCTATCTTCCAGCTGTCACCGCTCTTCCTGAGTCCAACTGTGACGTCGACGCCTGAATCTCTGAGATTGAGCGCCTGCGCCCTCCCCTGTATGCCATATCCTATGACTGCAACTCTCTTACCCTTCAGAACACCCATATCTGCATCCTTATCGTAATATGCATTGACCATTTTTTCACCTTCATTTCAGCCCAGCATTTCCTGCGGATTCACTTCCCTTCTCGTCTGTGTAGCGCTTGCGTGTGCTTCACAGCCGTCCAGCTGCTGTTCTGCATACGCAACGCCCTGAATCCTTTTGATCGACTTTACCACTTTCATTGCATCGGCATCGTTCTTCAGTTCCACACTTATTGCATTGGAACCTCCCTCACGCACGAAGATCAGCTTCTCAATGCTTATGTTCCTTCTGCTGAACTCAAAGATGACTCGCTGCAGCACGCCTTCCTGATCATCTGCCGAAATTCTTAATTTCGCTGTCATTAACATCCTTCCATTTACATCGCCCGTATATTGTTCCGTTCTTGCCCGCCCACGGCGGCGTCATCGGCAGGCAGTCTTCGTTTATGTCAAGCTTCATGTCTGCGACGAACGGTACGTCGCTTGCCAGGCCGCGCCGTATTGCTTCTGCGACCTCTCCCGTCTTTTCCACCGTAACGCCTTCTCCACCCATCGACTCGGCGAACCTGACGAAGTCGGGGGATCTGCCGTAGTCCGCCGCGAAGATGTGGTTGCCGTAAAACTGCTTCTGGAACTGTCGTATCATGCCAAGGCTGCCGTTGTTCATCACCACGACAAAGACAGGTATGTCGTTTTCCACGGCAGTGGCGAATTCACCGAATGTCATCTGGAAGCCGCCGTCTCCGGTCAGGCACACGACCTTCGTTCCAGGTTCCGCCACCTTGGCACCGATGGCCGAAGGGAGGCCGAAACCCATTGTACCGAGACCTCCCGATGTGATGAATCTCCTGTGCCCGCACACCTCGAAGAAATGTGCGGCAAACATCTGATGTTGCCCCACGTCTGTCGTGATGATTGCATCTTCCGGCATCAGTTTCGAAAGCTGACTGATGACTTTCTGAGGCTTGAGCGGCGACTCGTTAAGATCGAAATCGCACTGGCAGAACGAACGCGCGGCAAGAATCCTCGCAGTCCACGCAGCACGTCCTTCCGGATGCCTGTCCACGGTCTTCTTCAGCAGGTCGACAATTTCGCCGCAGTTTCCGGTAAGCCCGACAACGTTCTTCACATTCTTTCCTATTTCAACGTTGTCGATGTCCACATGTATTATGCCTGTTTTTGTCAGAAATTCTCCTGTCTTTCCGGTGGTTCTGTCGCTAAATCTCGTCGCTATCGCGACCACGACATCTGCCTCCTCCAGAGCCATGGCGGAGGAGCGTCTTCCGTGCATGCCAGTTGTGCCAAGCACGAGCGGATGATCTTCCCTTACTGCTCCTTTTCCCATAACTGTGGAAACGACCGGCGCGCCCAGCAGTTCGGCAAGCTCGAGTACGGAGTCTCCGCATCTTGCCCACTTTGCACCGCCGCCCACAAGGATTACCGGCCTCTGAGAAGCGTTGAGCATTGCCAGAGCCGACTGCAGGTTGGCTAAATCAGAGGGCGTGGGTATC
This window harbors:
- a CDS encoding FMN-binding glutamate synthase family protein; translated protein: MVINKFRPLPGRRVAEFWDDWRIGHIRSLAQSGRSTEQLYIPGANRTGRILDRIFIDRKSTDNGQRHGAADTRLPFCSGSDLVLSSPLYLGDMSYGALSGIPNIAIAMAAEKTGVIAGTGEGGLMPEIAGCSRITVQWASARFGVDASSLSKGQAVVIKIGQGAKPGIGGHLPAAKVTGPISAARRIPPGRDAISPAPHHDIYSIEDLGQRITALKHATGKPVLVKVAATNYITYIAAGIARMGASGIIIDGAGAGTGAAPRVIRDNTGLPIELAVPSVDTVLRKEGLRENFTIIAGGRVSTPEDSVKLMALGADMTSLGTATLLALGCLMVHKCHTGFCPALITNRIEDKPERLISQEQAILWISNLVSGWSEEMREIMTAAGVDNLSKLIGNRSLLRLYGREREELSSILDIEEEDGYGIEAGDPGNSDTREASSERIWDEDTRRALRELSGASGKAPREAVMASMGTGTVRRAGEKARPMDSIVCDGAQVTRPSIDPYREQIDTGVQICGGRIRLSSPFFFTHDSAENDAADDIVLERVASEMGLILDSRHRGALGSGSRLMSALDIGPRNAHLRTIDIDAVDASERMKPVEAGGGLLLIRCPSTPDTVGKLAGVDWDNGAFAGVVIDMDDARSDTPLELTISATDALFLDAGRRDGVTILAEDDSIRGAEDIFKLVALGADAAGFRTAASIACRTDSAGEAGTHSGGTMNRALVQNLVAGLQKEIKLLAGAAGISSVSSSLTGNRELLRAVDMDTWWRNELSLKPAGPG
- the ilvB gene encoding biosynthetic-type acetolactate synthase large subunit → MRGAKLLVNTLAEHGVRTIFGIPGGANLAIYDEIDTSGIRHVLTRHEGGAAHMADGYARITGKPGVCLGTSGPGATNMITGVATAFLDSSPVVCMTGQVSTKMMGNDAFQESDTFDMMIPVTKSNFKVKSPEDIPYLVGKAFAIAVSGRFGPVAIDLPTDTVANDLTGEPHLGGVAIPTPSDLANLQSALAMLNASQRPVILVGGGAKWARCGDSVLELAELLGAPVVSTVMGKGAVREDHPLVLGTTGMHGRRSSAMALEEADVVVAIATRFSDRTTGKTGEFLTKTGIIHVDIDNVEIGKNVKNVVGLTGNCGEIVDLLKKTVDRHPEGRAAWTARILAARSFCQCDFDLNESPLKPQKVISQLSKLMPEDAIITTDVGQHQMFAAHFFEVCGHRRFITSGGLGTMGFGLPSAIGAKVAEPGTKVVCLTGDGGFQMTFGEFATAVENDIPVFVVVMNNGSLGMIRQFQKQFYGNHIFAADYGRSPDFVRFAESMGGEGVTVEKTGEVAEAIRRGLASDVPFVADMKLDINEDCLPMTPPWAGKNGTIYGRCKWKDVNDSEIKNFGR
- the ilvC gene encoding ketol-acid reductoisomerase; translated protein: MVNAYYDKDADMGVLKGKRVAVIGYGIQGRAQALNLRDSGVDVTVGLRKSGDSWKIAESDGFAPVTVPDAVRSADIVMMLIPDEVQSDVYANDIAKYLKKGMTLEFGHGFNIHFRRIVPPEGVDVIMVAPKGPGAMVRNTYLQGFGTPSLVAVEKDYSGNAFNVALAIARGIGSTRAGVIRTTFKEETETDNFGEQVVLCGGVAELIGKAFKLLVSSGYQPEVAYFEVLHELKLIVDLIQTGGIENMWDNVSNTAEYGGRTRGSRVIDDHVVGNMEKILSEIRDGSFAEEWMNEYYREMPTLRKKRDEAQKEHIEEVGRELRSLFVKKNSE